The DNA window TGGGGAGATGATGGCTCGGCAGGGAGAAATGCCTGCCGTGCAGGTCCCAAAAACTCAGCTGATAacaacatggtagaaggaaaaagcCAACTCCTGAAGGTTGTCAtctacctaaacacacacacacacacacacacacacacacacacacacacaccccaaagcaaACAGAATTCCCAAAATTTAGAAGTTTGCTAAGTATAGAACCTGCCAGAATAAAGATGGCTCAatttataaaagttaaaatatatgaaatattaatttgatttttcttcttgTACTTTGCCTTTCCCATTACTTAAATCAGGTATTCCATTTCCTTGATTTCAAAGCTTTTGTTGTGAGGGCCAGGGATGCACTCCAAAGGAGCTATCAGACTTTTGTAAAGATCTTAGTTAATTTGAAAGATAATGGTAGGAGTTCCTGAACTCTATGACCCAGGAATTATAAATCTTACATTCttccaagtccttaaagaatGTATATTCTAAGGGAGTGGAAAGATGggtacagaaagaaaagaaaaccagtaagCAAAGACTACTGGGCACTGAGGAAGCAAGAACAAAAGGGAGGGAGCCGAACCCAGGAGGTAACAGATTTCTCACTCCCACAAGGCCCTGTCAAGTCTCTTTTCCTCAGAGAATGAGATTACTCAAAACATTAATGTCAAccgccttccccccaccccaccccagcccccattTCCCAGATGGCATTAAACCCAATAAATACATCACAAGAGACTGGCCACCTACAGGAACGTGCTGAGTTGAAGAACACGAGTCTGTGGACCGAGGAGAGGAGATGGAGCAACTGGAGGAAGCCGGAGAAAGAGGCTGGGGCTCTGCCTTCATGTCTGTCAGGGAAAGACATGGTGGACAGTTTTACACACCAACTCATACAAACTCACAATAAGATGGGCAAAATGGTCTTTGAAAATTCAATTAGCAGTTTGGTTACAAAAACATCATTTCAATGAAAAACTCAAAATCACTTGTACTCCTGTAGGAAGTCACTCCTGCGCTAACTCtctggagaaaaagaagaaactggTGCACTGGCTTTCTTGGTTGAGGAACAAGAGCAGGCGAAACGTTCTACTCTATAAACTCCTCTCTGTTTTCAGTATTAGGCCGTAGACAAAAAGCCAACTACCCAGAGTCAGACAGGAACCATGAATAAGCAGCAGCCTCCCATCTGAACCGTATCTGCCTGTTCACCCTCACTGTATCAACTCACCTATCTAACCTACGCCTGCCCCCCACCGCAGAACATAAAAGCACAAGGTCAATGCTCACTCTAgagttttggctttttgttttatgtCTGGTTTTTTGgttgattgttgttgttgctatagtttgttgttgttttcaggaGCTGAATCTCAAACCCCAcgctttgtgcatgccaggtaAACACTTTACCACTGGgctacacccccccacacacacacacacacactcagttttCTATTACTGCTGTGTAACTAAATCTTTGCTGAAACAGCCATTTTATTAAGTTCCCAGAATCTATGGATCAGGAACTTGGGCTGGAGAACACTCAGGTAACTCACATTCCATGAGAGAAGACAGGGATTgagcaaaataagaaatgaaatgaaggaGACTAGAGACTAGGAAGGGCAGGGATGAAAGGGGTTTACTGGGGAAATGTGCTGGTTCTGTACCCACTTTCTCTCCACTCCTGTCATCTGCGACACTAATGATCTCTACGCCCACTTCCTTGTAGGCAGTGTAGGCAGGGACCTAGAAGGAAGCATGCTAGAAGACAGGAGAAGACACtgttccttcagtttctcctGTCAGCTCTGTCTGACAGCCTGCTGCAGGTTCTCTCAGCTCACTCAAACCCAACCTCATCAAGCTCCCTTAAAAATAGCAGCACTACCAGCTGCCAGCCTAGCAAAACCCATCAGCTCTAGGTTCAGGGAGAGGCTCTGCTGCAAAGAAATACCTCAGAAAGggacagaggggacagagagcTGAGCAGCTGTGATGAGCACCTGCTCTTATAacacaggacctgagtttggttcccagcacccacatggcacctcacaatGGTCCAAAACTCCAGTGCCAGAGTGTGGCCAGACTgctggctactttgtgggttctcttttcttttctttttttctttctttttttgtttgttttttgcttttgttttgattttctaacAAAGCAAAATATTTAATCTCTGTAATAAACCTCACCCTCACATTTCCATTTATTTGATGGCCTCCAAAACTGTCAAAACAGCACAAGCCAGCAGTACCACAGAAACCATGGCTTTTTAGCCCAGCAGGTTTGAAAGGCATCGTGGCCTAGTTCTTGCCAGGGATGACGCGCGGGGAGGTCTTTTCCGTTTCAATTCTCAGGACTCCTGAGATCTGCTGCTCTTCTGCGGCCTGGCGCCTGGCACTGCGAAGCTGGAGATAAAGGTAGGCTCGTACACTGCAGAGGTAACCCCCATACACAGTGAAGAGCATCATCGAGGCAGAGGTCTTGAAGCCAATATAAGCTAGCTGCTTGGCAGATGGCATGCCTTCCCCTGGAGGCTGCAACTCAGTCTGCCACTCAGAGTTGCGCGGCCGCAGCAGGGAGAGGCAGACACCAACGCGGAGCGGCTCAGCCACTGTTGCGCAGCCCCGCTCCAGACCCAACACCCCCTAGGAAAACTCGCCCACTAAAGCtgggttcttttttcttccacccttctccacccttctTCTGCCCTTTCAACCCCCAACACTAGATAGGAGGGAAAAAATAACAGAGGGGAGAGGGGTGACCTTATCGTTAGACTACTTCTTGCTGATTAGGGgtgtcaagttccttggggcaagtttgatcttcgctGTCAGGATATCTAAATCCCCCTGTTGTTTTTTTCTTAGCACATGACTACTTACCAACAGCAACCAAAAGCAACTAACCACCTGCCATCAATCCACCCCAGCTCTTGGTGCCCTAGCATTTCTATACCCTCTGAAGAACTCCCAGAATTCCAGATGCCAGACACTTACAGACACTATCTGCTGCTGGCAAACCGCTCCCCTGAGAGAGTGGTCAGCTGCTGTGAGCAATctgaaacagccccatatcccacacctgggattaaaacaaaaacgcATTCTTATaagatttctgtgtttttaaagaaaccaaaattctcactactcAGGGGCTgtaacatcctcttctgacctacaaaagcactaggcacacatggtgcacaaacatacaagtAAGCAAAACATGCACACGAATATAAAAAATAAACCGCTCTTTAAGTTCTcaccctttcttactctcatctctagccctccttctctctctcccttccctcctctctccacgtggctatggccagcctctctctttctaccttctctccttccctctgcctttctacaataaagctctaaaaccatagaaaaataaaaatataaataaaaaaataataaacctaaAAATTTTTTCTAAAAAAGCTCTTCTagtctctatacacacacatgtatatgtatacatacacacacatacacataccagaaaaaaattaatagagaTTAAAGGGAATAACTTTTATATCTATTTAACAAAGAAGGTGAGATGTATTGGTAAGAAAAAGCTAAGAGTCATGAGACTGTTATTTTCTTTCGAAGAAAACAAAGTCTAAATTATCCCACAGTAGGATGGCTCATTggttttaaataacaaaattgtAGAACAAGCCAGAGTGGCTGAGAAGCTGGGTAAAGTTATGGAAAATGAAACCTCTCAATCGATTCTTATGCGTAGACACATCAGCCAAAGCTAAGAGGGAACTATaagttttattaaaacaaaatgtgagccttagggctagagagatggctcagcagttaagagctggcTAATCTTCCAAAagaccaaggttcaattcccagtacccacaaagAGGTTGACAATTatctacctccagttccaggggatcagatacccacttctggtctctttgggcaCCAGGGACACAAGCAgtgcatagacacacaggcaggcaaaacactcacacaaagaaattttaaatttaaatttttaaaaattaaaattgaacatTAAAATCCAAATTAAACTTTTGTAAACTGTAGTTAAACTCTCTGTCCAAATAACAAGGATTTTACAGTGTATTGATCTGTCCTGAGTAACAGCCTGCGAAAGGCTCATCATCACACCTTAAGGAACaggcaaaggaaacaaacaatatTTTTATCCAATTTCCTCTTTCTATTGTTATTATAAAACTTTGATCACTTAAAAAAACATAGCATTAGTCAAGCTGTGCCTCTCCTCAAAAGGATGTACATCAAACTCAGGGATACTGCTGTGAGGCTCCGAATTGCAGGTAACCCTAGCCTCATCCTTTTCATCATTTCGTAAGCCCTGTTGGCCAGGATTTTCTGACCCACTTAATTCCCAGTATTTACCAAACAAGAGCATAAGTCTGGCTAGAATGTTATAGGCAACCACATCATTACCTGAGCAGAAGTGGCTGCCGGGGCTCCATAGGTCTGACTCCCAAGGCATCAAATCCAAATCAAAATTAAGAtgatcaaaattattttcctgtaGGTGTCAAATCAGCAAATGGTTAAGAATGAAGTAAAACCATCAGGCACCATTTACCATGGATAGCATACTGGCTACCCCCCAAGCCAACTGCCCCATACTGCAGATACATCTCAGAGAACCCAGGGATACAGCACTTCTGGCTCACCAAAGGACAAGAACAACTAGAAAAGGAAACAGGCTCAATAACTAAAAACTTTGtgagatttattctttttttgtggaAATAGACCATTAAAGATTCACAAAATGAGTCTCTTGCATAAGAAAGCTCTAGATCCaagaagatagatttttttttccctttgctatTAAGAAAAGCAAGTCCAAACAAATAGCTATTCATATCATCTCTCTATAGAATAAAGAATGCAGACACAGCTGGAAACAACGCAGGAGTCAGAAAGAGGGTGAATGCTGTACGGGGATGTCCTTTTTCGCCTTACCATTCATTCTGTGGTTTTTCAAActtctaaaatttttataaactcaacaaacaaacaaacccaaaaaacatttTTAGGGTCAATAAAACAAGCTCAGTAGGTAGAGGCTTAAAGAATGAGGCAAAGTTCAGAATTCTATAAGCTAACTACCTACACATATACTAATCAAAAAAATATGTCATTTTGATGGTTCAAAGTATTACAGTAACAGTTTTTACATAGTTTTCTAACCAACCAAAGATAAAAATAAGGCTATGACTAATTTTTAGAGTTCTTGAAGAGGAAGTTGGTAAGTTCCTCTTCACAAGATACATGACTCATGCATGCCTCTTAATCCCACCATCTCCCACAAGCAGCAAAGGATCTGTAAAAATCAAGAAATAGGACTCAGCTTACAGCTCACACCTATACTTTCAGTACAcagaaggctgaagcaagaggactgCTAGCAATGGCAGGCCAGccagtgtggggaattgcaggctggtttccagtagagctgaggtctgaaccctgatggtcataattcacctatatGACACAGTAGCGCGCCCGCACCtcactctcttattcctttgtcctctcacctctctcttctctcacttctctttcctcttccctttctctttgtcttcttctttcctctcttctcttctctctttctctttctctctctctcttctctctctccctccctccctccttccctccctcctttataccttctctctttcccctgcatttctataataaagctctaaaaccatagagtgtctgctctgctccttcaagttccgctgcacactctggtcagtgttgggaacttcttccctcttccctctctcccacaaccctggtggctttagcaaagtagcttgggggggggggggttctcaggcagggctgccccttgaccaccccctgaagagtgggatagaggaatgcccacccaaggatgagtggatagggtagatagcagccctcccacgcctgactgaccagagaatagggaaactctggcagggtgtTCCTTccgttcttccccagggccccagcCCCGtcccttttttttattttgttcccaacaagccagagctatgtagtaaGTTCGAGACCACCCAAGACTACAGAGTGAAGCCTtgagtccaaaacaaacaaataggctGTCAAATGACTTTTCCAAGGTCACTCACCCCTAAGACAAAAAATAAGCTAAGAAGCCTTATACAAGGCTTTgagggggagggggttgtttgtttgtttgtttgtttgtttgttgagtttATAAAAATTCTAGAAGTTTGAAAACCACAGAATGGTAAGATGAAAAAGGACATCCCCGTACAGCACTCATCCTGCGTTGTTTCCAGCTGTGTCTGCATTCTTTATTCTATAGAGAGAAGATATGAATAGCTATTTTTTGAACTTGCTTTTCTTAatagcaaagggaaaaaaatctatcttgTTGAATCTGGATCTCTCTTATGGCAAACCAAGACCTGGACAATTTTATAGCTCTGTACTTATTGACTACAAGAGGTGCTAACATTCATGGTCAATGGTGTCACTTAGCTACTAGCCTAAACCTACTATTCAGAAGCCTTCATGCATTAATCACAGTACAGATGAAACATCAAGTTATTCACTATTGCTCTGAGAGTTAGTACTTACATAAGCCTCATGTGCTGCATCAAAGTGCACATCATCAGTGTCTGTGAAATAGCCAAGTTCAGCAAACAACGTCGACtctggaagaaagaaggaaaaagaaatgctgCTGTCACTCAGGCGTCTGAGAGTGGAACAAGCTCTGTGCTGTGCCCCTTGGCGGATctacttgttttcttttaggCACTGCTGCTGCTGACAAGCTCAAGCAATGTGAACATCATGAGAACGTGGGCTTCGCTCCCCATAACACATGCAAAAAACTGGGTACAGCTATATATACCTGGagcctcagcactggggaagcagagaaagatggaTTCCCCAGAGCTCGCTAGCCCAATCAGTGAACTCCAGCTTCAGTAGGAGACTCTGTCTTGAAGACAAAGCCAAAAAGTGGACGcttggcaagaaggctcagcagggaaaggcacctgctgcacaagcctgataacctgagttctgtccccagacCCATGTGGGAGTGGAAGGagaacgaacacacacacacacatacggttGTCATCGGACCTCTGCACACACAGTAGCAGGCCCAACCTCATCCCAACACACATACGATAaaattcagttgaaaaaaaaaaaagataaaaatgactgaggaagacacccagcatcggcctctggtctctacatgcacacacatatgtacatacactcacacccatgcacacactcagaagtaagtacatacaaaaatatttaataaataataaaagactaGCCTAAATTTCAGCAATTTGAAGTATATTCTAATTTCTAGTGAAGATTCTTTACAAACCAAGAAAAATATGGAACAGAAAAAGACTCCTCCATGATCTACATGAAAAATCTTTTTAGAAGAAGGTCAAGGTGCTGCCAAGGCCCACTCCCTCATACACTCTGTGAAGCTTCCCTTCCTGAACACTGGGAACTCGTTAAAGTTTCCCAgctccagctcctcctttggacTAAACTCGTGCAGTGATTCTGTCCATGCGCACTCTCCTCAGCTGCACTGCCAGTCCACTTGtctggctgtggtggtttgaatgagaataccaGCTCCCCACAAAAGGCTCAGAGTTGGTGAACTATTTATGAAGAATTTAGAGGTATGGTCTTGtgagagaaggtgtgtcactggtggtgggccttgaggttttaaaagcccacaccAACTCTCTCTGCAGGCTGCCTGCAGACCAGGATATAAGCTCTTAACTAGTGCTCCAGCaccctgcctgctgctatgcTATGCTCCCAGCCACAatggtcatggactaaccctctgaaactgtaagaaaacccccagttaaatgcttgctttcataagttgccttggtcatggtgtcataaAACAACAGAACAGTAATGAAGACACTGACCAGTGATAAGAATCTTTCACCAACTAAACTAAATCACAGTGATAATGTATAGATAGTAAGAATGCCAGGCCACCCACACAGTTGTCAGAAATGGCTACTTTAAACTCAGCTCCAGAGCCAAAAATCATGCAAGAAGATGACTGTGGGGATGTGCCTTAGGCTAAAACTCCTCCAAGTTTTCTGCATTTACTGTCTCTCATGTCTTCCCATCCTTCTTGAACCCACACCAGGCAAGCACCCCACTCCATACACAACAGTTATTAATGTCACCAGTAACCACCATACTACTAAGTTCACAGTCCTTGCCTCTACCAACCAAACAAGAGCATCTGATAGTCTGATACTTTCCTATTAACTAAAACATTTTCTTCACTTAGCTTCCATAGCACTCATCTGCATTCACCTGATTTCCCTCCCACCTCACTGGCTGGCCCTACCTAAATGGTTTCCCGTCCCTTTAACATGAAACTGCTCCTGGGCTTTGGCTGAAGTTTTCtatcaaatgttttctctttgaAACGCCACTGAACTCATGGCTTTAAACAGCATCTCTATATCAAGCATCCCCAAATATGTATCTCCAGCAGATGATGTCAAGAAGCACAGGTAACACACTGTGCGTTTCTCATGATCGTTTAAAAAGTACCGTATTAAAAAGTACCAACTTGGCACACTCCAAACAGAAGTCTTGTTCCTTCTATTTAACCTTCTACTGTTTCTACTTGTCACTTAATGACATTCAATTCTCCTGGTGGCTCAAGCTAAAAACCTTAGAACCAATGTTTACTCCTTCCCCATGCTCTCTCTATATTAGATTTACCTCCAAATCCTAGCAGCTTTCTATTCCAAAAGTATGTTTCTATATCATAACCCAGCTTCTTACCTTTCATCccatttttcctcctctttctatcTGTTGCTTTCTTCCCTAGCCTCCCCAACACAAAGACTCCAGCATCTAAGACAGCAGAGCAATGAGGCTGCTGGGGTTTTATGCATAGTCATCTGCACCAAAGCGCCTGGTACCCACAGACATGGTATGGGGGAAGAACAGGCTGCCtgaaataggtggcaatattcccTAGCCGCCAATGCCATGGAGCCAGTGGGAGGGCAGAGAGCATGACAGATGGGAGAGAAGCCTCAACCATGAGCAGTGGTTCCAGTCAGCAATCTGTTAACTGATgaagcaaatgaataaatatatctaAAAGAACTGGAGGGAGGTACCTCACTGTCAGAGAGA is part of the Mus musculus strain C57BL/6J chromosome 1, GRCm38.p6 C57BL/6J genome and encodes:
- the Gm29733 gene encoding predicted gene, 29733 — encoded protein: MPSAKQLAYIGFKTSASMMLFTVYGGYLCSVRAYLYLQLRSARRQAAEEQQISGVLRIETEKTSPRVIPGKN